Genomic DNA from Candidatus Kapaibacterium sp.:
GTCTATGAGCTCAGCGATGAGCTCCATCTCTGCCACCCCCATACCGCGAGTGGTCACCGCCGGTGTTCCCAGCCGAATTCCTGAGGTGATCAGCGGCGGCTGCGGGTCGTCTGGCACTGCATTCTTATTGCACGTAATCCCCGCCGCATCTAGTGCCTGTTCCGCCTGCTTGCCGGTAATGCCACGATTGCGGAGGTCCACGAGCATCAGGTGGTTGTCCGTTCCGCCACTGACAATCTCGTAGCCTCGAGCCATTAGAGCTTGAGCAAGGGCCTGAGCGTTCCGAATGACGGCTTTAGCATACTCGCGAAACTCTTCGGTGAGTGCCTCCCCGAAGGCAACTGCCTTCGCAGCAATGACGTGCATGAGTGGCCCACCCTGGAGACCAGGCATGACAGCACTGTCAATGACTTCGCCAATCGTCTTCCGACGCCCTGTCTTCGGAGCCACGATGCCAAAGGGGTTCTCGTAGTTCTCCCCAACGAGAATCAAGCCACCCCGAGGTCCGCGAAGAGTCTTGTGCGTTGTACTGGTCACAACGTGGCAGTACGGCAGAGGATTCGTCAGCAGCCCAGCAGCAATGAGCCCAGCCGGGTGGGCAATGTCAGCCATCAAGAACGCTCCGACAGCGTCAGCGATGGTGCGGAAGGCCGCGTAGTCTATGTCACGCGAGTATGCCGATGCTCCAACGACGAGGAGCCGGGGACGATGCTGGCGGGCTAGATGTTCTACCTGGTCGTAGTCTATCCGTCCCGTCCGCGGGTCTACCCCATACGAGACGACGCGGTAGAGTTGGCCAGAGAAGTTCACAGGGGCCCCGTGGGTCAGATGCCCACCATGGGCTAAACTCATGCCCATGAGGGTATCGCCCGGCCTCAAGAAGGTAAGGTACACCGCCATGTTGGCATTGCTGCCGCTATGCGGCTGCACGTTTGCATATGCCGCACCAAACAGGCGCCGTGCACGGTCAATTGCCAACTCTTCAGCTACGTCCACCCACTCACACCCGCCGTAGTAGCGGCGTCCTGGATAGCCTTCAGCATACTTGTTCGTCAGCACGGAGCCCAACGCTTCCAAGACCGCAAGGGAGGCGAAGTTCTCGCTGGCAATGAGCTCCAACTTCTGCTGCTGGCGCCGAAGCTCTCCTCGCAGTGCCCGGTAGACCTCTGGATCTTGGCGTGCGACACGCTCGTATACCATCAGCGCTCTCACGGCGCTACGACAACAACCGGTACCCGCAGCCAGCGGACCCCATCACTGAGACGGAGGTAGTAAAGCCCAGGAGGAAGCGGAAGCAGGAGGCACTTACGGCAATCCCCTGGAACCCACTCCCATTCCTGAACTCGCCGTCCCAGCAAATCTTCCAACCATCCCCAGCGAACAACCCCACACCACGGCTGTGGCAGCTCCACTTCTACCCAACCGCGTGCTGGCTGCGGGAATAGACGAACTCCTGTAGCAGCAGGCTCCCGTACGTCCACCGTTCGGATGCACTCTGTCTGCGGCTGTCCCCCTGCCTTCCAAGCTGTGCAGGTCATGTTGGTGCTGGGGTCCTGAGGAGAGCCTAAGAAGATCATTGTCCAGACGGGCAATGCCATCGGGAGCCAAGGCATCACGTTTACCGTCAGGATCACTGCATCTGGCAAGCTGTCTGGATAACGCTGCCGAAAGTCGGCATATGTCTGGTTTCCACTGAGCACCAGTACCAGTGAGTCGCTGTCCATCCACGACACAGGTAGCGGCTGCTGGACCGGCAGCGGGATCGGTGGTAGGGGAAAAACTTGAAACCCTGCGACGGGAACCCTAATGACGGCATACCACACTGTCGTGTCCCTCTGTGCTGAGCGTATGCCGTACGTCCAGAGGTTTGCTCTACCGGTCTGTAGGTCAAAACGTGGGACCACAGGGGCACTCACTGGTAGATCTCCGGCATAGACTGCTGCAGCAAGACTAGCATCGGTGAAGCCATCCCGGCGTGCCCGGTCCAAGGCCGCCGTTGCACCTTGTCGTGCCGTGAAGGGCTCAAGCTGCTGCGCTTGACTATAGGAAACAGCAAGCAAGAGAACCGCGACGATCCACCTGTACATCACCGCTGCTCCCTTCTGTGGTACTGCCACAAAATTAGTACCTACGCTCGCTCAGCCCGTACACGCTCAAGTGCCCACTCGAAGAGTTGGAGGTACTGCTCAGCAGAACGCCGCGTTGAGAAGTCGCACGCCATGGCATTCCGCCGCATCCGTTCCCAGTGAGGCTCAACCCTGTAGAAGCCTAGGGCATACTCCACCGCACCCCAGAGAGCTTCGGG
This window encodes:
- a CDS encoding serine hydroxymethyltransferase, whose translation is MVYERVARQDPEVYRALRGELRRQQQKLELIASENFASLAVLEALGSVLTNKYAEGYPGRRYYGGCEWVDVAEELAIDRARRLFGAAYANVQPHSGSNANMAVYLTFLRPGDTLMGMSLAHGGHLTHGAPVNFSGQLYRVVSYGVDPRTGRIDYDQVEHLARQHRPRLLVVGASAYSRDIDYAAFRTIADAVGAFLMADIAHPAGLIAAGLLTNPLPYCHVVTSTTHKTLRGPRGGLILVGENYENPFGIVAPKTGRRKTIGEVIDSAVMPGLQGGPLMHVIAAKAVAFGEALTEEFREYAKAVIRNAQALAQALMARGYEIVSGGTDNHLMLVDLRNRGITGKQAEQALDAAGITCNKNAVPDDPQPPLITSGIRLGTPAVTTRGMGVAEMELIAELIDRVLSNIGNEDVIAAVRREVSELCRRFPIYPELELEPEPVVEAAAE